A stretch of the Phycodurus eques isolate BA_2022a chromosome 15, UOR_Pequ_1.1, whole genome shotgun sequence genome encodes the following:
- the c7b gene encoding LOW QUALITY PROTEIN: complement component 7b (The sequence of the model RefSeq protein was modified relative to this genomic sequence to represent the inferred CDS: inserted 1 base in 1 codon): MKLELAAALSSLALLLAFLFPVCCQQPINCRWGSFGDWSECDGCTKTKVRTRHVGVYAQFWGVPCSGESTESHPCVPQKECPLETGCGGRFRCTSGQCISQSLVCNGDQDCEDGLDERGCNEDDSQFICGLDKTPPNSDLTGRGYDVLTGKLRAGVINTLSFGGQCRTVFSGDHQIYYRLPQNILRYNFEVKVDNEESDESYESSWSYMQHIQANALVGHDRRTFHKELTETKNQRLIILKNKVELAQFKTQXPQYLTLAEEFWKALISLPFTYNYAAYRRLLQKYGTHYLSEGSLGGEYQGLLELDRQTFVSSSATQIDYKHCWRKVKRRLFWKKVKIICEKFSNSISFGEERGVTKMPIKVKTFGGDPSFSDVLKVLDLENPAVNGEAYDNWASSVKDFPDVIDQKLRPVYELIKEVQCAGLKRLHLKRAIEEYLAEEHPCHCQPCQNNGQALLTGSECRCTCRPGTSGRACEHGAVIGEQPGVIHGGWSCWSSWNSCSGGQRSRSRSCNNPSTSRGGQHCSGVLIEQLPCEDADIQYLQMMEPQCFSLSVTPPKTCGPPPNLRNGFIQDPSYFYLAGNTVQYSCIEGYYLSGNPLATCTESQTWKIGAVVCKSSTCNIPHLNNDVMAMPTKVDYQIGDRMSLSCPEGLVLTGDVSDIICSPSLQWSPSPSAAHCSKAPTAPTPHVGLKCKLWENVGKTECVCKMPVQCPTSLELCARVSSSQPRVLGVCQLGALRCLGRSFTLVNDTECELSKETASGAKCLAGSCQCQNASECPEDSPPLCVTLGVGSVAMTMTECQVGSRRCAGEQLTVIDIDACPQ; this comes from the exons ATGAAG TTGGAGTTGGCTGCAGCCTTGTCTTCGTTGGCTTTGCTGCTTGCATTTCTTTTTCCCGTTTG CTGTCAGCAGCCAATAAACTGCAGATGGGGGTCTTTTGGAGATTGGTCAGAGTGTGATGGCTGCACCAAAACGAAG GTGCGCACTCGACACGTCGGTGTGTATGCCCAGTTTTGGGGTGTGCCATGTTCAGGAGAAAGCACAGAATCTCATCCTTGTGTCCCACAAAAGGAGTGTCCTCTAGAAACAGGGTGTGGAGGAAGGTTCCGATGCACATCCG GTCAATGCATTAGCCAGTCTCTGGTGTGCAATGGAGACCAGGATTGTGAAGATGGTCTCGATGAGAGAGGCTGTAATGAAGATGACAGTCAGTTTATATGCGGTCTTGATAAAACACCGCCCAACTCTGATTTGACTGGCAGAGG GTATGACGTGCTTACAGGGAAGCTGAGAGCAGGTGTGATCAATACTCTGAGTTTTGGAGGGCAGTGCAGGACGGTGTTCAGTGGTGACCATCAAATTTATTATCGACTTCCACAGAACATTCTCAGGTACAACTTTGAG GTGAAAGTAGACAATGAGGAGAGTGACGAATCCTATGAAAGTTCTTGGTCCTACATGCAACACATCCAGGCCAACGCTTTAGTGGGACATGACCGTCGCACCTTTCACAAAGAGCTCACTGAAACAAAG AATCAGAGACTTATAATTCTAAAGAATAAAGTGGAGTTGGCCCAGTTCAAAACTC CCCCTCAGTATCTGACCCTGGCTGAAGAATTCTGGAAGGCTTTAATCTCACTTCCATTCACATACAACTATGCTGCCTATCGTCGACTGCTGCAGAAGTACGGCACACATTATCTCTCTGAAGGCTCTCTTGGAGGCGAATACCAAGGCTTGTTGGAGTTAGACCGCCAGACTTTTGTGTCATCTA GCGCAACACAGATAGACTACAAGCACTGCTGGAGAAAAGTTAAACGACGGCTGTTctggaaaaaagtcaaaatcatcTGTGAAAAATTCTCCAACTCTATATCATTTGGTGAAG AAAGAGGTGTGACCAAGATGCCCATTAAGGTGAAGACGTTTGGAGGAGATCCATCATTTTCAGATGTCTTGAAAGTTCTAGATCTTGAAAATCCAGCAGTAAATGGAGAGGCCTATGACAACTGGGCCTCCTCTGTTAAAGACTTTCCTGACGTCATTGACCAGAAG CTGCGCCCTGTGTATGAGCTTATAAAGGAGGTGCAGTGTGCAGGACTAAAGAGACTTCACCTGAAAAGAGCCATTGAAGAATACTTGGCAGAGGAGCATCCATGTCACTGCCAACCCTGCCAGAACAATGGCCAAGCGCTTCTAACTGGTTCGGAGTGTCGGTGCACCTGCCGCCCTGGAACCTCAGGACGAGCATGCGAGCATGGAGCTGTGATTGGAGAGCAACCAG GGGTGATCCACGGGGGCTGGAGTTGCTGGTCATCCTGGAATTCTTGTTCTGGGGGTCAAAGGTCAAGGTCACGCAGTTGCAATAACCCCAGCACCAGCAGAGGTGGCCAACACTGCTCTGGGGTGCTTATAGAGCAATTACCCTGTGAGGAcgcagacatacagtatttaca GATGATGGAGCCCCAATGTTTCAGTCTGTCTGTGACGCCACCAAAGACTTGTGGACCGCCTCCAAACCTCAGAAATGGATTCATCCAG GATcctagttatttttatttggctGGAAACACAGTGCAGTACTCTTGCATAGAAGGTTATTACCTCAGTGGAAACCCTTTGGCTACATGTACTGAAAGTCAGACCTGGAAGATTGGAGCAGTGGTTTGTAAAA GTTCTACATGTAACATTCCTCATCTCAACAATGATGTTATGGCCATGCCCACTAAAGTGGACTATCAGATTGGAGACAGGATGTCCTTGTCATGTCCGGAGGGATTGGTGCTGACTGGTGACGTGTCAGACATCATTTGCAGTCCCAGTCTGCAATGGTCTCCTTCTCCCTCTGCAGCTCACTGTAGTAAAG CCCCCACAGCTCCTACTCCTCATGTTGGCCTGAAGTGTAAACTGTGGGAGAATGTTGGAAaaactgagtgtgtgtgtaaaatgccAGTTCAGTGCCC GACTTCTCTGGAGTTATGTGCCAGAGTAAGCTCGAGCCAGCCTCGGGTGCTTGGTGTTTGCCAGCTTGGAGCTCTGCGATGTTTGGGCCGCAGCTTTACGCTGGTCAATGATACCGAGTGTGAATTGTCAAAAGAGACTGCCAGTGGAGCAAAATGTCTGG CTGGAAGTTGTCAATGTCAGAATGCATCAGAATGCCCAGAAGACTCGCCCCCCCTCTGTGTGACCTTAGGTGTTGGCAGTGTTGCAATGACGATGACCGAATGTCAAGTGGGGTCCAGGAGGTGTGCTGGGGAGCAGCTCACTGTGATTGACATTGACGCATGTCCCCAATAA